Within the Arachis duranensis cultivar V14167 chromosome 10, aradu.V14167.gnm2.J7QH, whole genome shotgun sequence genome, the region tttttaaaatgagatgagaactaaaagaaagaagcatgatTTAAATAGTTTACATTATTAGTGTATAAGGACTAaactataattaaaaatgaCCTGCTCTTAAGTGTTTAATTAGAAGTGAATGTTTATAAAAACTACTATAGACAAAGTATAGTTAGTTTCTAAAAGGAAAAAACTATGATGAAAAAGTATATCCGTatgaaaaaagaataatataacaAAACATCACATCTAACTCTAATTGTATTGGAACGAAAATTAATATGGAGTTgtatttatgtaaaattaatagttaaaaaatttaaataatttaataaatttaataaaattatcatctaataatttaaaaataaatacgtacgaattttcattttgtattaaatgaaaataaaaagaagagaagaggtacgattttaggattaggatggGATGCCATTGGGAATGCTTTTGCCGCATCCAACCAAATGAgttatcatcatcatccataTATTCTCacgcctttttttttttaatgatgagagaaattagaaaataaattgtattatttattattgtaatagaatttaaaatataaaaattaaatattttaaaaattattttcttaaatcaaACAAGCTTagttacttttataaaaaaaactagaCTTAATTACtctcatttttattatattttttccaaTCCATAAAATTATTTGCTAAACATACGTGTATTAGCTTCTTAGATTAGACAGAACCTAAACAAGAAAATTACACGAAATTGGTAGTAAATAGCAATAGTTGGgaagttttattattattttttcatatttaagtAAGACTAAAAGAAACCAAGAGAAAGAATATAACGTGTGATTCTcatatcaaaatattttctccTCTCAAGTGGAAAGAAAACGAGAAATAGAAGATATGTTTggaaatatttgaaaattaaatttattttaataattttaataatattttatttggatAAAATATCGTCTTAGTCTGTAAAATTtagatcaattttatttttatttttgttcctaacattttaaatattttatatttttgagatatgttaacaatattttatatctgtgataaatatttaatactCTTAAAAATATGCATagtgataatataattaataatacaaGTATTATCAcctattaatttattatgacTATTATATTTCCGTTCTAACATATTTATTCATAAGACAAcccataatattttttaacataaatattatttttttctgacGGATCAAATCACATAATTCAATATTAACATAtattaagagaaataaatatttaaataataatNNNNNNNNNNNNNNNNNNNNNNNNNNNNNNNNNNNNNNNNNNtaaaaaaaaataaaatttttacttttttttaattattttattattcttatttattatataacttttaaatttttttataataattttttaaatataaaataatttatttataaattatttttaatataaatttatgtatttttttaatttaattaaattatttatcaaaattgatCCTTTTAAGTTTACAAGGATACACCTAAGCTTCCCCTCCATGCCCTATAAAGGCATAGGGGTAGGGGCCTGATGCATGCCGTACATAAAGATTGAATAAGGTGATCACGTGTTTCACTTGAAGAATGGTAATTGAACACTAGTCACTACTCACTAGGTGCATGAACTTCTTCCATCTTTCGATTTCTGGAAAACAGATTCGTATTGTACTATTGTAGTACATCAACTTTGGTCGGCTTATGTGGCGGGGTAAAATGGTTATTACCTCTTAGTTTATTACTTATTAGCAATTCGGATATCATTCTATTCTATGACTCACCATGAGGTATAGTCAAACTCTATTTATGATGCCATTTAATTACTATTGTGTTCactttctatttaaaaaattatcattttacaattaaattaacaacgtactaataattttattttttattagtatttagttaataataatttatatttatatttataaaaattttatatataaaaaatatatactttgtGTACTGTACTTCTATAATCTCGAACAAATTGAGTTATCATAAAAACGGCTTCATCTTAACTGATCGCTTGTCTAAATCTAAGACATTTTTTGCGTTTGATAAGGAGAAGTTGATGCGATTAGCTCAATTCTATCCATTAGAATTTTCTTTTACTCAACTTTTGGCACTTGATAGTCAATTTGAGAACTTTATATTAGATTCGCATTCTAATGATCAATTTTTAAACTTAAATGGAATTGGTGCTCTTTATTAGAAATTGGTTGAGACTAGAAAAATATTGTTGATCCACATTAGTGTTTCTTCTTTTGAAGTTAGCTTTAGTTTTGCCTATAACAACTACATCAGTTGAAAGAACTTTTTATGCTATAAATATCATAAAGAGTTAGTTTCGTAATTGTATGGGAgatgaatttttaaatgattgttTAGTGACATATATAGAAAGAGATACATTTGATTGTATTgataataaaaagattattcaatctttttaaaatataaaacttagaagaatgaaattttaaattatttattattttgaattattattttattgttttaatttattaattaaataatttgaggAGTAATCATATAGTATattatagtataattataaaaattattattatattatatatattttgtcccattaataaaattttttggatccgTCATTGACTCGAACCATGGATGGGACACTTAAAGTAATATGGGAGAGATCATAAGGGTTTCGAGTAAAGGAGATTGAtcataattaatttcaattcttCTTCCATAAAGAGTGAGATATTTTGAGAATTGGGAGAGGCTCCATATGACTTTTAAAGGACTATGCTCTCCATGTTCAGCATTAAAAAGAGGGGATATACGAGAACAactaattaataagataacaaTATGAACCCAATTTTAGAGAGTTTCTGAAATCTTTAAGATGTTGGAAGTTGCTCGAAAGCTTGATGAAGGGTTTAGTAAGGTGATGAATGTGTAATCATAAAATTTGCGGTCTGATGACACATCGAAAGAGGACAATCTTCTATAACTCTTTTTATATCTCTATATTGAGAGTTGTAAAAGACGAGAAATTTAGAGATTTTTAAAGATGAGAAGCCGGCGGCAGCCATAATTATGGAAACAACAAAGAAGTTCCACGCTTATTAGTTGTGTAAAGTGGAAAAGCAGAGTTTGTGAATTGTGTGATAAGCAGATTACGCACCCATCAGCTATATGGAGTATTATACTATTATGGACATATTGTTACGTTGCTTATCATCCAATATGTTGAACatacctatacttttccatgTATATATAATGAGGGAGTGATGCATACATGTGATGTGATTAAGATACATGGGAGGCTATGTGTGTTTATGAAGACATGTGAATTATTAATGCAATACAAGCTTCATAATGTGGAATAAGATTGTTGAGATGATAGTGACTTGCAATATAAGTGAAATCAAATGAGATTGCcacattttttctttgttatagTATTATTCTGGTCAACTGTTGCTTATACTAAGATTAAtagtttgattaattttattttaaaaaggatGATTGATTGACATAATTAGAAGTATATTCGAGAGGAGGACTCTATAATTTGTGTGAATAAGTGCTTAGACAAACGTTGGGCGATATTTATGTTAGAGATTTAGTTTACTTATTCATAATTAGGTGGCATGTATGTGTTTAGGTTGACACTCGATATATGGCATAAAATAGTTGTCTTCATAACTATAGATCTATAGCTGTCATCTATTAAGTATTCACACAGGGATCAGTTGGATTACCGtgttacattattattattattactatcaaGAACTATATAGTTATCTCAAGAGTACTCAAAGCTTCACTTAAATTACAACTCATCAACTTctacatataataatattcaaattattatttttaagaaaacttTCCTTAACCCAAAACTAAGTCAGGAATTTTGACCATAAATTTGTACAGagcaaaaactaaaaagaacaaGTAGTTCCTTCATGCTAAGTCCATGCACATGCAGGCGCATAGGCATAGCTCATAACAAATTATGGGATTACCACTTGATATCATAAATGCTGATGGCAATAAGCATTTCAGAATGAGTCTGCAAGGTGCATGGTAACTATTTTGGGTTTAGAACATTCAGCTAATAATAGCCTAATACTAATGCAAGTACGTAACATATGTGAATCAGCCACTCCATATTACTTTGTTAAAGACATGAAATTCAATTGGCTAAAGATTTACCTCCACTTTTATCATGCAACCTATTAATGATCGCTTATCATTATTAATGGTTACTAACATATTGAATTGGTTAAGGCAATATATATTGAAGGGTGAACtgagaaaaaagtaaaaaaacagAGACAGCCTCTTGTACCCTTTTAAAATCACAAGCATGCACAGTAGACTAAATTCACTTGCTATACTACAAATAACCTTATTTACTCGGaaactaatttttctttaaCTAATAATCAGCTCACAAAAGTCATTGAATATTACATATATTATGAATAATGTTATACATTCAAAGTCTGTAATAAGACTTAAAATAATACTAACCataactaatttttgttatattaaacCAACTTGATTAACAAAAACACTTGAATGTGTAACattattttatctaataattgTGATTATTTAAGACGACTTATTTATCAAAGAGGATTTATCATTATATAGAAGAGAGAAACTACtgttaagaaagaaaaaggaataacAGTGAATATAAAAAGCAcaatcataataatttattaccATATCCATATTGGTCACAGCAACAAAGCAATAAGCAATATAAATCACATCACCCGCAAATAAACAAATCTCGGTCTAAAGAAAATAATCAAAACTAACcggagttaaaaaaaaaatgtaagcGCACGAAAGAATTGCTCCTATACGTATGTATGTAAAGTGTAAATGTAATAAATATAAGGGTAACATCCCCGGCAAACACCTAGTAGTCTAGTAATGcttagtttaaaaaaataaagtaaaataaaaagtagATTATACTTTGTATCATACTCAATAAGCAGAACCTTGGAGCCAAGATCTCAAAGAGCTGTTATTCCCCAAGAAAAACAAGGCAACAACAGCCAGAACAGCGATCACAGCCCACATCCATGGCTGAATTCGCCTCTTTCCCCTGTTGCGAAGAGGGAGCGGCATAGATTTTGCCTTGCTCTGCCTTGTATATTGTGATCTTCTTGTTACCTCAACCGGTTTTTCACTCTGAACACATTCTTCCGTACTCCTTGTTACAGTCTCAGAGATAGGAGCAGGTTCTTGTTCTGTGTTTTCTGCTGTTTCAGTGGCAGCagcctttcttctttccttcttccttAATCTCTTCTCCCTTTCCTGCATCAGAAAGAATGCACAGTTATACAACAACCGATATATGCTTTTTATAGAGTTGAAATAATGTTAATGCTATTTACCTTTTCTTTCTGTTCGGCTTCTTTTTGTGCCTTTAAGGCAGCCCTTTGTTGGGCTTTCTCAGCATTACGCTGTTTCCGAAGCATTGCCTCCTTAGCTTTCTCAATTTCCTCTAGCCTTCGCTTTTCCTTCAACTTTGCtgcttcctcttcctttctTGCAATTTCGGCCTTTAAGATCTGctcctcttcctcctttgtTCGCACTGATTCTTCAGGTATATCTTCAGGCTCATCTGCCCATCGAGGAATTGCAGCCACTGACTTCTCCAAAGGAGTGGCTTTTGCAGCCTTTTTAGCTTTGGTTGTCTGACTATTTTCAGTTTTTTGTTCTACTGCCTTTGGAGCTGATTCAGCCTTTTTATTAACAGATTCTGCTGGTGTTGGTTTCTTTTCTTGATCGAGAGTTGATTGCGAGACTGAAGAATTATCTTTGGATACTCTTTCGGGTAAGAAACTCGGAATTACTGGTGGCTCTTCATCAGGACCCAGTGATCGGCCATCCAGGGTTTGCAATCTCCTTAGTGTACTCCTGGTGTTGCACCGTACATAGTCCCTTCTGAACTCATCATTTTTGTTCCACAGCTCCATCATTCGCTCAACCTAAATTGTTTATTGGTAAGTGCTCAAGTCACATTTACTGGCTAATAGTAATAGATTGCAAGAAAGAACAGATAATCTGTCTGGATGAAAAGATTACCTGATCCATACAGAAGCATTGCAGTTCCTCTTTCTTCCCTTCTGCGGCTAGGTCCTGCCCTTTCTTCGAAGCATTTTTGTATTCCCAAAAGTATTTGCTCTGCAGTACAGATGAAAAGCATTACACTCAACTGACGGGcacaagaaaaaatgaaaaaaattatatcctgTACAGCAATTATACTAGTACTATTTTAGAGAggctttaaaataaaaaagagaataaaaagttTATCTGATATACACAAATCTGCAAATGTTCCTCTCCAGACACCATACTAACTGAAGTGGATTCCCATGGATGATATATTaatattgaaaacaaaaagGTGTGTGCAATTTGATGAACAAATCGAATGGCGAGCAACTAAGGATGATATCAGTTGTGTACTAGAATAGCAAACCACACAGTAGTAGAGTGAAGTCCAGTGaatgtatttttattgtttCAACTGTTATGAGTAATAGAAGCCATTTAGTGTATTTTTAGTGCTCAGTTCAAACTCATACAAAACTACTTAAAGCAGGTCCCaagtttaaataattaaaacagaACTATCCAAGAATCAACTTTCTCTAGTCTTACCAACACATACCTTTTATATAATTGCTATCTAAAAGAAAACGATAAGAAAAGGTGCACGTACCTTCAAATGGAATTGTTTCTTCAAAGTCTGTAATTTTGCATATGCTTCTTGGCGAACGTCATCAGCAAACTTAAACCGAGCTGATATCTCATTCAATATGTTGCATTCATCTTCGTATTTCTTCTTTGCAGCTTTGGTTGCTGCCTCTGCCTTCTGAACATTACTTCTAAGCAATTCTATTTCCTTCTTCAAAAGCTGTAATTTCTGTAAACATCAAAATAATGATATCATTTCATTTTCATAGACTAAAGAATAAGGTAGTCAATTCATGAAAACGTAATAGCAGTCCGAATGTATTATTACCTTTGAGCTCTCTTCAATGTTGTCCTTGTCGTCTAGAGATTTCTGTGATTGATCCTGCTTTGCCATACTAGAAGACAGCTCCTCCCGATTCTGCTTCAATTGTTTGATCTGACGTATCAATTGCTTTTCCTCTTTTAGAGGGAGTGTTTCATGCTCAATCATGTGTTCCATGTTTCTTATCTGCCAACAAGTTTAAATATcagaaaattaaacaaacataAGACTGCCAAAAGACTCAAGTTCTTATAAATATCTCCAGAAGAAAATTGGTAGCATACCTTGCCATCTATATCCCCAACAGAAATTGCATTGTTTAATCTGTTCATTGTGGCTTGGACCAAATCCATTTCTTGGCGTTTGGATTTGAGTGTGTCCCGAGCAGCCCTCTCTGCTGTTATTGCAGCTCTAAATTCTTGATTGTACTCCTTACATGTGGCCTGATCACATCGTCATGCAAAAGTTGTAAAACATCAAACATTGGCCTCAAATAATTGAAAAGGTTTtctttgttcttattattattattattatcaaataacaTAAATTTACTGCCCTTGTGACTGACCTTTTTATTCTGGCTTTCGGATCGAATTTCATCCCGAATCCTAGTCTTCTCTTCTACTTGTTGGATAGCAATCTTTATctgttcttttatattttcatcatcatcgtATCTTGGTATCCTGATCAAATAGTAAAATGGCCTTTTCACTACCTCTGATCCCATATTTTGTACATCCACAGCATCAGTATTAGATCGTTCTTCAGTTAGTTTTGTCTCTTCATCTCCAACATTGCCAGCTTCGCGTTCGACACAAAGTACACCTTCAGCTGAAGGTTCAGCTTCACTCTCCACGGCAATCTTTGAAGGCTCAGCTTCACTCCCAATTGCAACATCTGAAGGCTCAGCTTTACTCTCAACTGTGAAGTTTGAAGGCTCAGCTTCACTCTCAACTGCAATCTTTGTAGAGTCAGCTTCACTCTCAGTGGCAAACATTGGAGGCTCGGCTTCACTCTCAGTGGCAATCTCAGTAGGCTCAGCTTCACTCTCAGCGGCAACCTTCGTAGGCTCAGCTTCACTCTCTGCGGCAACCTTCATAGGCTCAGCTTCACTCTCAGCAGCAACCTTCGTAGGCTCAGCTTCATTCTCCACCAGAGTGTTTGAAGGCTCACTTTCATGCTCGACCAAAGTGGTCGATGGCTCAGGTTCACTCTGCAGTGGAACGTTTGAAGGTTCAGCATCACTCTCAACTGCAATGATTGAAGGCTCAGGTTCACTCTCAACTGCAGCATTTGAAGGTTCGGCTTCTCTCTCAACAACAAGATTTGAAGGCTCAGGATCACTCTCCATTGCAATCTTTGAAGGCTCAGGATCAACTGCAATGATTGAAGGCTCAGGTTCACTCTCAACTGCAGCACTTGAAGGTTCGGCTTCTCTCTCAACAACAAGATTTGAAGGCTCAGGATCACTCTCCATTGCAATCTTTGAAGGCTCAGGATCAACTGCAATGATTGAAGGCAAAGGTTCACTCTCAACTGCAGCATTTGAAGGTTCGGCTTCTCTCTCAACAACAAGATTTGAAGGCTCAGGATCACTCTCCATTGCAATCTTTGAAGGTTCAGCTTCACTTTCCATCACATTGGCATTCGCCTCAGGCACAATAATACCATGTCCAGATATATTTGAATTGTTCAAGGCCGATGAGTCTTCTATTTTGTCAACCAGTTCTTCTCCTGATTCCTCCTCAGGCTTCTCAAATTTGCAGCCAGACTCACCTTCAACATGAACCCCATTGCTCAATTCCTGCTCAGCTGAACCGTTTTGAACATCACCTCCAGCAACACTCTTATTCACATTATTTGAATCAGTTACGGTTTCAGCCTCAGACTTCTCCACATCCGAACCGATGTGAGCATCTTCACCAGCGCATTCCTTCACATCTACAGAAACAGGCACTCCATCAATGCCAATAGGAATCTCATCCTTCTCAGTTTCTGCAGAACCATTTTGATAATCTCCGTTAACCACATTCGTGGATTCACGATCTGTTACTTCCTGTGCAACAGCCTTCTCATCTGAAACAGCATCAGAGGTAGATTCAATTGTTCCTTCCAACACACTCCCTCCACCTTCCTCAATTCCACCACCTGAATCAACAGCCTCCAGCTGCGCCTTCTCTGCTGATTTGCTTTCACCATCTTTATCAGCAAACTCATTCACATCCATAGTAACTGAAACTTCCTTATTCACCACACAGTTTTCAACAGCCACACTTTCCAATTCGCTGTCACTACCATTGTTCCCATCAGTACGATCTACTTCTACAACGGTCACAGATTCCTTTTTCTCGTCGCCGTGAATCTCACCGTTTTGATGAATTCCATTCACATCAGCACCGTTGACTTCATCAATGCCATCGCGAATCTCGCTCTTCGCACCGTTTGGAACACCCAATTCATGATCGCAAGTTATTGTCTCGTTAACCTCCTTCGCATTGTCTTCCAAAACGACAGCAGATCCCTCGTCATTTTGACCGCCCCAACCGACAGGGATTGTTCCATTACTAATTTCCGTTTTCTCTTCCAAATCATTCTCCTCCTTCTTATTAACCGCTTCTTCGCACTCGCATTCAGCTACAGCAGAAGCCTCAGAAACCGCCACATCAGACTCACAAAGAGCCTTTCCTTCCACCTTGTCGTCTACCACGACGGTGAGATCCGAGGCACCGGAATCACCGCCGCCATTCCCGGAGACGACGGCCCCGTCGCCGGCGATCGCGTCGCCAGCGACACTACCGTTCTCGTGAGCAGCACCGCCATTGCAGTACTTAACCTTGATATTGTGCCGATCGCCGTCGCTGGAATCGGAGATTTCGCCGCCGCGCACGTTCACCACCTCCTCCTCCGTCATGTTGTTGCTgcacaagaaaataaaaatagatttcgAAACAATGACATCAAAATTGAAACATTGTAGGATCCAAATTACGGAAAATAGCGTCACGGTGACGGATCAATAGAAACGTAATCGAGATCAAACGGAATATAGGGAGGTGAGATTCACTTACGGAATTCAGAGGAATGCGGATCAGGCGTCGGTGCGAAACGAACAGATCGAGAGTCAGATCAgtgatgtgtgtgtgtgtgagagagagagagagagagatagagagagagagagagagagagaaatgcgTGGGATTTCGTTGGAAGGAGAGAGATGCAGATGCAGATGCAGATGCAGGGTGCAGGGGTGGAATTTAATAGCCGACAGAAAAGTGTTAAGCGAAGAAGGAGATTATGGGTGGgggtatttttaattttgtttttacgTGAATTTAATCATATATCTTATATCATTTAGCTCAAACTTTTAGATAAGATcggaaattattttaaattattgaattttccTTTCAGAATTCAAAAAACGCTGAAAGAGATAAACTAatgcatttaaattttaaaaaatattaaatcgaatttcttttttaaccgaatttctaaatttctttagtttaaaatttaaatggtattgttgttattgttagaGATTCCTTTCTATTTAACGATGATCATGAGCCAGATTATCTACCTTAAATGTATCACTATTGTATACCCGATGCACcaatttacttatttatattgttttcatatatt harbors:
- the LOC107471863 gene encoding uncharacterized protein LOC107471863 isoform X1, producing the protein MTEEEVVNVRGGEISDSSDGDRHNIKVKYCNGGAAHENGSVAGDAIAGDGAVVSGNGGGDSGASDLTVVVDDKVEGKALCESDVAVSEASAVAECECEEAVNKKEENDLEEKTEISNGTIPVGWGGQNDEGSAVVLEDNAKEVNETITCDHELGVPNGAKSEIRDGIDEVNGADVNGIHQNGEIHGDEKKESVTVVEVDRTDGNNGSDSELESVAVENCVVNKEVSVTMDVNEFADKDGESKSAEKAQLEAVDSGGGIEEGGGSVLEGTIESTSDAVSDEKAVAQEVTDRESTNVVNGDYQNGSAETEKDEIPIGIDGVPVSVDVKECAGEDAHIGSDVEKSEAETVTDSNNVNKSVAGGDVQNGSAEQELSNGVHVEGESGCKFEKPEEESGEELVDKIEDSSALNNSNISGHGIIVPEANANVMESEAEPSKIAMESDPEPSNLVVEREAEPSNAAVESEPLPSIIAVDPEPSKIAMESDPEPSNLVVEREAEPSSAAVESEPEPSIIAVDPEPSKIAMESDPEPSNLVVEREAEPSNAAVESEPEPSIIAVESDAEPSNVPLQSEPEPSTTLVEHESEPSNTLVENEAEPTKVAAESEAEPMKVAAESEAEPTKVAAESEAEPTEIATESEAEPPMFATESEADSTKIAVESEAEPSNFTVESKAEPSDVAIGSEAEPSKIAVESEAEPSAEGVLCVEREAGNVGDEETKLTEERSNTDAVDVQNMGSEVVKRPFYYLIRIPRYDDDENIKEQIKIAIQQVEEKTRIRDEIRSESQNKKATCKEYNQEFRAAITAERAARDTLKSKRQEMDLVQATMNRLNNAISVGDIDGKIRNMEHMIEHETLPLKEEKQLIRQIKQLKQNREELSSSMAKQDQSQKSLDDKDNIEESSKKLQLLKKEIELLRSNVQKAEAATKAAKKKYEDECNILNEISARFKFADDVRQEAYAKLQTLKKQFHLKSKYFWEYKNASKKGQDLAAEGKKEELQCFCMDQVERMMELWNKNDEFRRDYVRCNTRSTLRRLQTLDGRSLGPDEEPPVIPSFLPERVSKDNSSVSQSTLDQEKKPTPAESVNKKAESAPKAVEQKTENSQTTKAKKAAKATPLEKSVAAIPRWADEPEDIPEESVRTKEEEEQILKAEIARKEEEAAKLKEKRRLEEIEKAKEAMLRKQRNAEKAQQRAALKAQKEAEQKEKEREKRLRKKERRKAAATETAENTEQEPAPISETVTRSTEECVQSEKPVEVTRRSQYTRQSKAKSMPLPLRNRGKRRIQPWMWAVIAVLAVVALFFLGNNSSLRSWLQGSAY
- the LOC107471863 gene encoding uncharacterized protein LOC107471863 isoform X2, yielding MTEEEVVNVRGGEISDSSDGDRHNIKVKYCNGGAAHENGSVAGDAIAGDGAVVSGNGGGDSGASDLTVVVDDKVEGKALCESDVAVSEASAVAECECEEAVNKKEENDLEEKTEISNGTIPVGWGGQNDEGSAVVLEDNAKEVNETITCDHELGVPNGAKSEIRDGIDEVNGADVNGIHQNGEIHGDEKKESVTVVEVDRTDGNNGSDSELESVAVENCVVNKEVSVTMDVNEFADKDGESKSAEKAQLEAVDSGGGIEEGGGSVLEGTIESTSDAVSDEKAVAQEVTDRESTNVVNGDYQNGSAETEKDEIPIGIDGVPVSVDVKECAGEDAHIGSDVEKSEAETVTDSNNVNKSVAGGDVQNGSAEQELSNGVHVEGESGCKFEKPEEESGEELVDKIEDSSALNNSNISGHGIIVPEANANVMESEAEPSKIAMESDPEPSNLVVEREAEPSNAAVESEPLPSIIAVDPEPSKIAMESDPEPSNLVVEREAEPSSAAVESEPEPSIIAVDPEPSKIAMESDPEPSNLVVEREAEPSNAAVESEPEPSIIAVESDAEPSNVPLQSEPEPSTTLVEHESEPSNTLVENEAEPTKVAAESEAEPTKVAAESEAEPTEIATESEAEPPMFATESEADSTKIAVESEAEPSNFTVESKAEPSDVAIGSEAEPSKIAVESEAEPSAEGVLCVEREAGNVGDEETKLTEERSNTDAVDVQNMGSEVVKRPFYYLIRIPRYDDDENIKEQIKIAIQQVEEKTRIRDEIRSESQNKKATCKEYNQEFRAAITAERAARDTLKSKRQEMDLVQATMNRLNNAISVGDIDGKIRNMEHMIEHETLPLKEEKQLIRQIKQLKQNREELSSSMAKQDQSQKSLDDKDNIEESSKKLQLLKKEIELLRSNVQKAEAATKAAKKKYEDECNILNEISARFKFADDVRQEAYAKLQTLKKQFHLKSKYFWEYKNASKKGQDLAAEGKKEELQCFCMDQVERMMELWNKNDEFRRDYVRCNTRSTLRRLQTLDGRSLGPDEEPPVIPSFLPERVSKDNSSVSQSTLDQEKKPTPAESVNKKAESAPKAVEQKTENSQTTKAKKAAKATPLEKSVAAIPRWADEPEDIPEESVRTKEEEEQILKAEIARKEEEAAKLKEKRRLEEIEKAKEAMLRKQRNAEKAQQRAALKAQKEAEQKEKEREKRLRKKERRKAAATETAENTEQEPAPISETVTRSTEECVQSEKPVEVTRRSQYTRQSKAKSMPLPLRNRGKRRIQPWMWAVIAVLAVVALFFLGNNSSLRSWLQGSAY